In a genomic window of Flavobacteriales bacterium:
- the lon gene encoding endopeptidase La: MNDILHSGPDMFSSEAIENETELIPLITAEDEEQMNAESTPPELPILPLRNTVLFPGVVIPITVGRDRSIRLIQDVYRGNRTLGVVSQKDSQIEEPRADDLNKVGTIATIIRMLRMPDGSTTAIIQGKKRFEVIEMVKLDPYFTARVKEFEEIRPAKDDKSFAALVSSLKDLSLEIIKQSPHIPTEAQFAIKNIDSPSFLVNFISSNMNADVAEKQKMLEVADLRERASLLLAHLTKELQMLQMKNEIQSKVRTEVDRQQREYFLHQQMKTIQDELGGNPIEQEIFDMRGKAALKKWSKKVGEVFEKELTKLQRMNPAGAEFSVQYNYVQLLLELPWGEYSVDKFDLKHAQKILDRDHFGLDKVKERIIEHLAVLKLKGDMKAPIICLYGPPGVGKTSLGKSMAEALGRKYVRMSLGGLHDEAEIRGHRKTYIGAMPGRLIQSMKKAGTSNPLFVLDEIDKVGRSNQGDPASALLEVLDPEQNNAFHDNFVEIEYDLSRVMFVATANSLSSIHPALRDRMEIIEVNGYTEEEKVEIALRHLLPKQFKENGIKPKQLKLAPGLLEAIIEQYTDESGVRTLEKRIAKLVRYRAKQIALKQKHSLQIGIDDLPRIYGPSHARDKYQGNDVAGVVTGLAWTPTGGDILFIETSITKGEGKLTLTGNLGDVMKESAVIALEYTKAHSDIIGLDPEVFKRWNVHVHVPEGATPKDGPSAGITMLTSIASAFTQQKVRKFTAMTGEITLRGRVLPVGGIKEKILAAKRAGIKEIILSADNRKDIEDIDARYTKGMRFTYVTEMIEVVKHALLKEKVENALKVA, encoded by the coding sequence ATGAACGACATCCTCCATAGCGGCCCCGACATGTTCAGCAGCGAGGCCATCGAGAACGAGACCGAGCTCATCCCCCTCATCACCGCCGAGGATGAGGAGCAGATGAATGCGGAGAGCACGCCGCCTGAATTGCCCATCCTTCCCTTGCGCAACACCGTGCTCTTCCCCGGCGTGGTCATTCCCATCACCGTGGGCCGCGACCGCAGCATCCGGCTCATCCAGGATGTGTACCGCGGCAACCGCACACTGGGCGTGGTGAGCCAGAAGGACAGCCAGATCGAAGAGCCCCGCGCCGATGACCTCAATAAGGTGGGTACGATCGCCACCATCATCCGCATGTTGCGCATGCCTGATGGAAGCACCACAGCGATCATCCAGGGCAAGAAGCGCTTCGAGGTGATCGAGATGGTGAAGCTGGATCCCTACTTCACGGCACGCGTGAAGGAGTTCGAGGAGATCCGCCCCGCCAAGGACGACAAGAGCTTCGCGGCGCTGGTGAGCTCGCTGAAGGACCTCTCGCTCGAGATCATCAAGCAGAGCCCGCACATCCCCACCGAGGCGCAGTTCGCCATCAAGAACATCGATTCGCCCTCCTTCCTGGTGAATTTCATCAGCAGCAACATGAATGCGGATGTCGCCGAGAAGCAGAAGATGCTCGAGGTGGCCGACCTCCGTGAGCGCGCCTCGCTGCTGCTGGCGCACCTCACCAAGGAGCTGCAGATGCTGCAGATGAAGAACGAGATCCAGAGCAAGGTGCGCACCGAGGTGGACCGTCAGCAGCGCGAGTATTTCCTGCACCAGCAGATGAAGACCATCCAGGATGAGCTGGGCGGCAACCCCATCGAGCAGGAGATCTTCGACATGCGTGGCAAGGCGGCCCTGAAGAAGTGGAGCAAGAAAGTGGGGGAGGTCTTCGAGAAGGAGCTCACCAAGCTCCAGCGCATGAACCCGGCCGGCGCGGAGTTCAGCGTGCAGTACAACTACGTGCAGCTGCTGCTGGAATTGCCCTGGGGCGAGTACAGCGTCGACAAGTTCGACCTGAAGCACGCGCAGAAGATCCTCGACCGCGACCATTTCGGTCTCGACAAGGTGAAGGAGCGCATCATCGAGCACTTGGCCGTGCTCAAGCTCAAGGGCGACATGAAGGCGCCCATCATCTGCCTGTACGGTCCTCCCGGCGTGGGCAAGACCAGCCTCGGCAAGAGCATGGCCGAAGCCCTCGGCCGCAAGTACGTGCGCATGAGCCTGGGCGGCCTGCACGATGAGGCCGAGATCCGCGGCCACCGCAAGACCTACATCGGCGCCATGCCCGGCCGCCTGATCCAGAGCATGAAGAAGGCCGGCACCAGCAACCCGCTCTTCGTGCTCGACGAGATCGACAAGGTGGGCCGCAGCAACCAGGGAGACCCCGCCAGCGCGCTGCTCGAAGTGCTCGACCCCGAGCAGAACAACGCCTTCCACGACAACTTCGTGGAGATCGAGTACGACCTGAGCCGCGTGATGTTCGTGGCCACGGCCAACAGCCTCAGCAGCATCCACCCGGCCCTTCGCGACCGCATGGAGATCATCGAGGTGAACGGCTACACCGAGGAGGAGAAGGTCGAGATCGCCTTGCGCCACCTGCTGCCCAAGCAGTTCAAGGAGAACGGCATCAAGCCCAAGCAGCTCAAGCTCGCCCCCGGCCTGCTCGAAGCCATCATTGAGCAATACACCGATGAGAGCGGAGTGCGCACCCTGGAGAAGCGCATCGCCAAGCTGGTGCGCTACCGCGCCAAGCAGATCGCCCTCAAGCAGAAGCACAGCCTGCAGATCGGGATCGATGACCTGCCGAGGATCTACGGCCCCAGCCACGCCCGCGACAAGTATCAGGGCAACGATGTGGCCGGCGTGGTCACCGGACTGGCCTGGACGCCCACCGGCGGCGACATCCTCTTCATCGAGACCAGCATCACCAAGGGCGAGGGCAAGCTCACCCTCACCGGCAACCTCGGCGACGTGATGAAGGAGAGCGCCGTGATCGCCCTCGAGTACACCAAGGCCCACAGCGACATCATCGGCCTCGACCCCGAAGTGTTCAAGCGCTGGAATGTGCACGTGCACGTGCCCGAAGGCGCCACTCCGAAGGATGGCCCCTCAGCCGGCATTACCATGCTCACCAGCATCGCCAGCGCATTCACCCAGCAGAAGGTGCGCAAGTTCACGGCCATGACCGGCGAGATCACCCTGCGCGGCCGAGTGCTCCCCGTGGGCGGCATCAAGGAGAAGATCCTCGCCGCCAAGCGCGCGGGCATCAAGGAGATCATCCTCAGCGCCGACAACCGCAAGGACATCGAGGACATCGATGCGCGCTACACCAAGGGCATGCGCTTCACCTACGTCACCGAGATGATCGAAGTGGTGAAGCACGCGCTCCTGAAGGAAAAGGTGGAGAACGCGTTGAAGGTGGCGTAG
- the ruvX gene encoding Holliday junction resolvase RuvX, whose translation MPRVIAIDFGLKRTGLAVTDPLRIIASALETVESKDLMPFLVDYCAREQVDGFVIGLPVNLDGSDTDVTPNVRLLADALRKRFPAHFVQLADERFTSKLAQQTLLDSGKGRMARREKGQLDRISATIILQDWLTRK comes from the coding sequence ATGCCACGCGTGATAGCCATCGATTTCGGACTGAAACGCACCGGGCTCGCTGTCACCGATCCCCTGCGCATCATCGCCTCGGCGCTGGAAACCGTGGAGAGCAAGGACCTCATGCCCTTCCTGGTCGACTACTGCGCCCGCGAGCAAGTGGACGGTTTCGTCATCGGCCTGCCCGTGAACCTCGATGGCAGCGACACCGATGTGACCCCGAATGTCCGCTTGCTCGCCGATGCGCTGCGGAAGCGATTCCCAGCGCACTTCGTGCAACTGGCCGATGAGCGCTTCACCAGCAAGCTCGCGCAGCAGACCCTGCTCGACAGCGGCAAAGGCCGCATGGCCCGGCGCGAGAAAGGGCAGCTCGACCGCATCAGCGCCACGATCATCTTGCAGGATTGGCTCACCCGTAAGTGA
- a CDS encoding 2,3,4,5-tetrahydropyridine-2,6-dicarboxylate N-succinyltransferase produces MHELIEKAWEDRNLLRDAEVVNHIEAVVEKLDRGEVRVAEPDGAGGWRVNDWVKKAVIMYFPIKQMHTHEVGPLEFHDKIPLKRRYAQLGVRVVPHAIARHGSYLAPGVILMPSYVNIGAHVDEGTMVDTWATVGSCAQIGKHVHLSGGVGIGGVLEPVQAAPVIIEDGCFIGSRAIVVEGVRVCSEAVLGANVVLTASTRIIDVTGPEPVEMKGMVPPRSVVIPGTVPKRFAAGEYGVPCALIIGQRKESTDKKTSLNEALREHSVAV; encoded by the coding sequence ATGCATGAACTGATCGAGAAAGCGTGGGAGGACCGGAACCTGCTGCGCGATGCGGAGGTGGTGAACCACATTGAGGCGGTGGTGGAGAAGCTCGACCGCGGCGAAGTGCGGGTGGCGGAGCCCGATGGCGCCGGCGGCTGGCGGGTGAACGATTGGGTGAAGAAGGCGGTGATCATGTACTTCCCCATCAAGCAGATGCACACGCATGAGGTGGGGCCGCTGGAGTTCCACGACAAGATCCCGCTGAAGCGTCGCTATGCGCAGCTCGGGGTGCGCGTGGTGCCGCATGCCATCGCGCGGCACGGCAGCTACCTGGCGCCCGGCGTGATCCTGATGCCGAGCTACGTGAACATCGGCGCGCACGTGGACGAGGGCACCATGGTGGATACCTGGGCCACGGTGGGCAGCTGCGCGCAGATCGGCAAGCACGTACACCTGAGCGGCGGCGTGGGCATCGGCGGCGTGCTGGAGCCGGTGCAGGCCGCGCCGGTGATCATCGAGGATGGCTGCTTCATCGGCTCGCGCGCCATTGTTGTTGAAGGCGTGCGCGTGTGCAGCGAGGCGGTGCTCGGCGCCAACGTGGTGCTCACGGCCAGCACGCGCATCATTGATGTGACGGGTCCGGAGCCGGTGGAGATGAAGGGCATGGTGCCGCCGCGCAGCGTGGTGATCCCAGGCACGGTGCCGAAGCGGTTCGCGGCCGGCGAGTACGGCGTGCCTTGCGCGCTGATCATCGGCCAGCGCAAGGAGAGCACCGACAAGAAGACCTCTTTGAACGAAGCGCTGCGCGAGCACAGCGTGGCCGTATGA
- a CDS encoding DUF805 domain-containing protein: MNWYLKALKNYVGFSGRARRKEYWMFTLFNIIFAVAAMVLDNVAGLASPMTGYGPIYGLYALAMLLPGLAVAVRRLHDVGKSGWFILIALIPLIGAIWLLVLLCTDSKPGANEYGANPKEGAVA; the protein is encoded by the coding sequence ATGAACTGGTACCTCAAAGCACTGAAGAATTACGTCGGTTTCAGCGGTCGAGCGCGCCGCAAGGAGTACTGGATGTTCACGCTCTTCAACATCATCTTCGCGGTAGCGGCGATGGTGCTGGACAATGTGGCCGGCTTGGCGAGCCCGATGACGGGCTACGGCCCGATCTATGGCCTCTATGCGCTGGCTATGCTTCTCCCCGGCCTCGCCGTGGCGGTGCGTCGCCTGCACGATGTGGGCAAGAGCGGCTGGTTCATCCTGATCGCGCTCATTCCGCTCATCGGCGCCATCTGGCTCCTGGTGCTCCTTTGCACCGACAGCAAGCCAGGGGCGAACGAGTATGGTGCGAATCCGAAGGAGGGCGCCGTGGCCTGA
- the lpdA gene encoding dihydrolipoyl dehydrogenase, producing the protein MSYDLIVLGSGPGGYVAAIRASQLGLKTAIVERESLGGICLNWGCIPTKALLKSAQVFEYISHAKDYGITVGEGKPDLKAIVARSRGVADGMSKGVQFLMKKNKIDVIMGSGKLMPGRKIEVTAADGKKSVVEAKHIIIATGARSRELPALKQDGKKIIGYREAMVLPEQPKSMVVVGSGAIGSEFAYFYAAIGTKVTLVEFMPNIVPVEDEDVSKQLEKSFKKQGIDVMVSSEVTKVETGGKGCKVTIKSAAGEKVVECDIVLSAVGIAANIEGIGLEEVGIVTDKGKIKVDGYYATNMPGYYAIGDCTPGQALAHVASAEGIICVEKIAGQNPHTLDYGNIPGCTYCSPEVASVGMTEKQCKEKGLAIKVGKFPFSASGKASAGGNKDGFVKLIFDAKYGELLGAHMIGMNVTEMIAECVSIRKLETTGHEIIKTVHPHPTMSEAIMEAAAAAYGEVIHL; encoded by the coding sequence ATGAGCTACGACCTGATTGTCCTCGGCAGCGGCCCCGGCGGCTACGTTGCCGCCATCCGTGCCAGCCAACTCGGACTGAAGACCGCCATCGTGGAGCGCGAGAGCCTCGGCGGCATCTGCCTCAACTGGGGCTGCATCCCCACCAAGGCGCTGCTGAAGAGCGCGCAGGTATTCGAATACATCAGCCACGCCAAGGACTATGGCATCACCGTGGGCGAGGGCAAGCCCGACCTGAAGGCGATCGTGGCCCGGAGCCGGGGCGTAGCCGATGGCATGAGCAAAGGCGTGCAGTTCCTGATGAAGAAGAACAAGATCGACGTGATCATGGGCAGCGGCAAGCTCATGCCCGGCCGCAAGATCGAAGTGACGGCCGCCGATGGGAAGAAGAGCGTGGTGGAGGCCAAGCACATCATCATCGCCACCGGCGCGCGCAGCCGCGAATTGCCCGCACTGAAGCAGGATGGCAAGAAGATCATCGGATACCGCGAGGCCATGGTGCTGCCCGAACAGCCCAAGAGCATGGTGGTGGTGGGCAGCGGAGCGATCGGCAGCGAGTTCGCCTACTTCTATGCCGCCATCGGCACCAAGGTCACGCTGGTGGAGTTCATGCCGAACATCGTCCCGGTGGAGGATGAGGACGTGAGCAAGCAGCTGGAGAAGAGCTTCAAGAAGCAGGGCATCGACGTGATGGTCTCTTCGGAAGTGACCAAGGTGGAGACCGGCGGCAAGGGTTGCAAGGTGACGATCAAGAGCGCGGCTGGTGAGAAGGTGGTGGAATGCGACATCGTGCTGAGCGCCGTGGGAATCGCCGCCAACATCGAAGGCATCGGGCTCGAAGAAGTGGGCATCGTAACGGACAAGGGCAAGATCAAGGTCGATGGCTATTACGCCACCAACATGCCCGGCTACTACGCCATCGGCGATTGCACCCCAGGACAGGCGCTTGCGCACGTGGCCAGCGCGGAAGGGATCATCTGCGTGGAGAAGATCGCCGGGCAGAACCCGCACACGCTCGATTACGGCAACATCCCCGGCTGCACCTATTGCAGCCCCGAAGTGGCCAGCGTGGGCATGACAGAGAAGCAATGCAAGGAGAAGGGCCTGGCCATCAAGGTGGGCAAGTTCCCCTTCAGCGCGAGCGGCAAGGCCAGCGCGGGCGGCAACAAGGACGGCTTCGTGAAGCTGATCTTCGATGCCAAGTACGGCGAGCTGCTGGGCGCGCACATGATCGGCATGAACGTGACCGAGATGATCGCCGAGTGCGTGAGC